Proteins co-encoded in one Alcanivorax sp. genomic window:
- a CDS encoding glycosyl transferase family protein, whose product MTEHVFAEYVRTLGRGKRARRSLTREEARNAMQLILDGKVEEVQLGAFLMLLRVKEETPEELAGFLDACRKQCDDALKDFPKVHLDWPSYAGKKKHHPWYLLATVLLAGMGIRTLLHGGPAHTPHRVYTDTLLAELGLKVATGVSEAAEHLEQQGLAYLPIDQFCAPLSDLLTLRYYLGLRSPINTLARSLNPARAPLSMQSVFHPAYIALHQGAAELCGDQDLLLFKGEGGELEVRPDARTSIMGIRHGEPLEGAVVDNLMPRATPPGTPDADTLKHVWRGEQQDEYGENAVIQTVAVALWGLDKAASLEEAREQAKALWQDRDTARL is encoded by the coding sequence ATGACCGAACATGTTTTTGCTGAATACGTGCGCACACTGGGACGCGGAAAACGAGCCCGTCGCAGCCTGACCCGGGAAGAAGCCCGAAATGCCATGCAGCTGATTCTGGATGGCAAGGTGGAAGAGGTACAGCTTGGCGCCTTTCTTATGCTTTTGCGGGTCAAGGAAGAAACCCCGGAGGAGTTGGCCGGCTTCCTGGACGCATGCCGAAAGCAGTGTGATGACGCCCTGAAAGACTTTCCCAAGGTGCATCTGGACTGGCCAAGTTACGCCGGAAAGAAGAAACATCATCCCTGGTATCTGCTGGCAACCGTGCTTCTTGCAGGAATGGGTATCCGCACCTTGCTGCATGGCGGTCCGGCACACACCCCGCATCGTGTTTATACGGATACGCTGCTGGCCGAACTTGGTCTCAAGGTGGCCACCGGTGTCAGCGAAGCCGCAGAGCACCTGGAACAGCAGGGCCTGGCTTACCTGCCCATCGACCAGTTCTGCGCCCCGCTTTCTGACTTGCTCACACTCCGTTATTACCTGGGGCTGCGATCCCCGATCAATACGCTGGCACGCAGCCTCAATCCTGCCCGCGCGCCACTATCCATGCAGAGCGTGTTCCACCCGGCCTACATCGCCCTGCACCAGGGGGCCGCTGAACTGTGTGGCGATCAGGATTTGTTGCTGTTCAAGGGCGAAGGGGGCGAGCTGGAGGTTCGCCCTGACGCCCGCACCAGCATCATGGGGATTCGTCACGGCGAGCCCCTCGAAGGCGCGGTAGTGGATAATCTCATGCCCCGCGCCACCCCGCCGGGCACCCCTGATGCGGACACCCTCAAGCACGTTTGGCGAGGCGAACAGCAGGATGAGTATGGGGAAAACGCCGTCATCCAGACCGTAGCGGTCGCACTCTGGGGCCTGGACAAGGCGGCTTCACTGGAAGAAGCGCGGGAACAGGCGAAAGCGTTGTGGCAGGACCGGGATACGGCGCGCCTGTAG
- a CDS encoding DsrE family protein: MQFAVLVNAAADSPAAMTALNTVKALHTHPDHQLYRLFLYSDAVQLANRHAWRGDAENATTAQQWQQWVQQNGIAAEVCVGAAQRRGIMDGEHGSTLAKGFSLVGLGQWADAMINAERVLQFG; this comes from the coding sequence ATGCAGTTTGCGGTTCTGGTCAATGCGGCGGCGGATTCCCCCGCCGCAATGACTGCACTTAACACCGTCAAGGCACTCCATACTCACCCCGACCATCAGCTCTACCGCCTCTTCTTGTATTCTGACGCTGTCCAGCTAGCCAATCGTCATGCCTGGCGCGGTGATGCCGAGAATGCCACTACCGCCCAGCAATGGCAGCAGTGGGTCCAGCAGAACGGTATTGCGGCAGAGGTTTGCGTGGGCGCAGCTCAACGCCGCGGCATCATGGATGGCGAGCACGGCAGTACTCTGGCTAAAGGATTCAGCCTGGTCGGGCTTGGCCAATGGGCAGATGCCATGATCAATGCGGAACGGGTGCTACAGTTTGGCTAG